CAGGGTCTCGTCGAATCCGCCGACCTGCCGCAGGGCAGCGCAGCGGCAGATGATCGCGGCGCTGGGAACGTAGGACACCGTGGTATGCGGCAACACCGGCGCTTCGCGCCGGCCGAGATCCAGTGACGAACGCATCGCCTCGTAGCGAGCCACCACGTTCTCGCCCTGCGACAGGCCGATGACGCGGGGCGCCACCAGCGCGACGGTGGGATCACAGAAGTGGCCGAGCAGGGCCTCCAGCCAGCCGCGCCGCGGTGCCACGTCGGAATCCAGGAAGGCGACGAAGTCGGTGGTGCAAGCCGCCAGCCCGGTGTTGCGGGCCGCCGCCGGCCCCTTGCTCCGCGGGTGGCGCAGCACCTCGATGTCGCAGTGCGCGCCGGTGAAGGCGTCTGGTTCGATTGGGCGCACGGACCCGTCGTCCACCACGATCACGCGTAACCCGCGTAGCGCAGCCACCAGCCGGCGGACGCCGGATACGTTGTCGCGGACAGGGATCACGACGGTGACATCACGATGTGACGGGCCACTGGCTGGCCGTGGATGCGCCACGGTGGCGTCCAGCAGGGTGCGGGCCAGCTGGGCGCTGACCTCGTCGCGCACCTTGAGCCGGCCCTCGCACAGGATCGTCTGGGCAGCGGGCGCCAACCGCAGCAACCGGGTCGGTGAGCCGCCGAGCAAGGCCGATCCGTTGCCGAGCACCCGCACCCGGCGGTCGACCTGCACGGCGAACCCGTCAGGCAGCCGGGTCGCGGTCATTTGCGCGGCCCTCTCCGGCAAGCGGGTGGGGACATCTCCCGCTCACGGGGGCGGGCATCCAGCTGCTGGCATTCGCTCTGCGTGGGCGCCGGCGCGCTCATGGTCATGTCAGCATCCCGTCGGGCCTTGGCGCCCATCGGGTGATTCGACGCACACAATCGTCGACCATCTCCGCGAGGATGCGTTTTCCCTCGGCCGCGGTCGCGGTGGTCGGGTCTCCCAGCACCCCTATCTCGCTGACCGCCGCTACCCCTCCGCGACGAATCAACGGCAACAACTCGGCCAGCGGCGCTCCGTTACCGGCGCACCACCGGCCGGTCCTCACCAGGGTCGGCGAAATATGCAGCAGCACTGATGTTTCGGTGTGTCCGGCGTGAGCGTCGCCACCTGCGGAGGTGCACGGGCACCAGCCAGCGTCGCGGCCTTCGGACCGCAGCAAACTTACCGCACGATTCAAGGCGCCGACGTTGCCGCCGTGGCCGTTGACGAAGACCAGCCGCTGGGCCCAGCTGGCGGCCGACCGGCCGTACTCGACCAGCAGCAGGGCCAACGCTTGGGTGCCGATGGAGATCGTTCCGGCGAAATCCTGGTGCTCGCCACTGGCGCCATAGGCGATGGCCGGTGCCAGCAACCAGTCGACGCGTGCGGCGACCGCGCTGGCGACAGCGGTCGCGATTCGGGTATCGGTATCCAGTGGCAGATGGGGACCGTGTTGCTCGGTGGACCCCAGCGGGATCACGATTGACGGCGAAGTGACTGTCGATAGTTGCTCCGCTATCGCAGTCCCCAGTTCGCCGAGTACGGGCACTCGCCGATGGTAGGACGAATTCACCTGGCGTGCACCGATTGTTGCCCTACCTACCGAAATCTTGGCTCTCCCGGCATGAATGTGGGTCGGTGTGCGGGTAAGCGGCAGTGGATTCCCTGGCTGGCGTGCCCTGGCCGCGCCGAGCGTGTACTGGTGGTGGGGACACGCCGGGCCATGCCGCTTGGTTGCACGCGGCGCACTACGGCCCCGCGCTTCAGCCTAGGTCGGCCGGTGCGATGAGCGACCGAAACCCTGCCCGTCCCGCACATCAAAGTTTCCCGGGCATACCCAGCTCCCGGGCGAACCCCGCGGGGACGAGAATGTCGTCGGGACGCAGATCGTGGACGGAGGAACGTCCCAGACCCATCAGCGCCGAGTCGATACCGCCGCGCAGGATGTCGAGGACATTCTCGACGCCGGATGGACCGGCTGCGGCCAGCCCCCACAGGTAGGCCCGGCCGATCATCACCGCACGCGCCCCCAGCGCCACCGCCTTAACGACGTCGCCGCCCCGCCGGATACCGCCGTCCAGCAACACCTCGACCTGGTCGCCGACCGCCGCGACCACGGCTGGCAGAGCCCGGATCGATGCGGGTGTGCCGTCCAGGTTGTTGCCACCGTGGTTGGACACCGAGATCGCCGAAACACCGATATCCACCGCTCTTTTGGCGTCGTCGACGCGCATGACACCCTTGAGCATGAACGGTCCGCCCCACAGGCGGCGCAGCCAGGCGACGTCTTCCCAGGTCGGCGGGGGGGTGCCTAGCCACTGGCCGTAGGCGGCGAAGAACCGTGGGCCGGGCTCACCTCGGCGGCCCAGGTTGGGCACCCGCAGGTTGGGCGGCCGTAACGTCCTGGCGAACTTCCACAACCATCTCGGGCGGGTGATCGCCTCTGGAGACATCCGCAGCATGGTCTTCAGGCTCATCTTTTCGGGGATCTTGGGGCTGCCCCAATCGCGCCCGTGCGAGAACGTCCAGTCGGTGGTGACGATCAACCCGACCGCGCCGGCCTGCCGTGCCCGTTCGACGCGCTCGGCGACGGCGTCACGCCCGCCGAGCCAGTAAATCTGGAAGAAGGTCTTGGGGTTGGCGGCGATGACTTCCTCGATCGGCTTGCTGGCAAACGAAGACAACCCCATCGCCGTGCCGCGGGCAGCCGCGGCCCGCGCGACGGCAACCTCACCATCGGGGTGGACTGCCTGGACACCGGTCGGCGAAATGACTACCGGCAACGAAATATCTTGTCCCATAACGGTGGTCGACATATCGCGCTTAGCCGTCGCACCAACGACATGCGGGGCGAAGCCGATTTCAGCAAACGCCGCAACATTGTCAGCGACCGTGATCCCCTGCTCACTGGCCGCGATCAGGGACGAGTAAACCGATTTCGGCAGGCGGCGTTTCGCGCGTTGCTCGGCGATAGCCACCGTCTCGAACCATGCGTCGGCCACGGCTACACCGGGCTTTCGTCGCACCGACGCGCGGGGGGGCGCATCGACAGGGTCAGTGGCACCGGTGTGCTGGTGCCACGGCCCCGGGAGTGATCGACGCGGACCCGCGGGGTGTCCCGCTTGCGGGCCAACGCTTGTGCGGTATGACCTTGCACACATTCGGGATCCGGCCCGGCGGTGGGCAGGCCGGTGAAAAACTTCGCCGCCATGCAACCGCCCCGGCAGCTGTCGTAATGGCCGCAGCTGGCGCAGGCCCCGGCCGACTGCGGTGCACGCAATTGCTGAAACAACGGCGCGTTCTTCCAAATGCTGTCAAACCCGCCGTCGGACAACACATTTCCAGCTAGGAAGCGGTCATGGATGGCGAACGGGCACGCGTACACGTCGCCCACCGGGTCGATGAGGCACACCACCCGGCCGGCTCCGCACATGTTGAGGCCGGCCAGCGCGCCGGAGGAGCCAAGCGGCGAAAGATGGAAGAACGAGTCGCCGGTCAGAACCCGCTCACCCTTGGCGACCAGCCAGTCGTAGAGCCGCACCTGCTGGTCGGCGGTGGGGTGCAGATCGTCCCAGACGTCTGCACCCCGTCCGGACGGCCGTAGCCGGGTAATCCGCAGGGTGGCACCGTAACGACTTGCCAGGGTTGCGAACTCGTCGAGCTGGTCGACGTTGTGCCGGGTTACCACGACGGAGACCTTGGCGTTGGCGAATCCGGCCGTGGCCAGGTTCTCCAGCGCGCGAACCGCCATGGCGAACGACCCGGCGCCGCGAACGGCGTCGTTGACCTCGACGGTTGCACCGTCCAGTGAGACCTGGACATCCACGTAGTCGCTGGCCGCCAACCGTTCGGCCACCTCGGGGGTGACCCGCACGCCGTTGGTGGAGAACTTCACCCCGACGCGATGTGCGGTGGCATAATCGACCAGCTCCCAAAAGTCCGGACGTATCGTGGGCTCGCCACCGCCGATGTTGACGTAGAACACCTGCATGCGTTCCAGCTCGTCGATGATGTCCTTGCACTGGCGGGTAGACAACTCGCGGGGGTCACGCCTACCCGAGGATGACAGGCAGTGCACACACGCCAGGTTGCAGGCATAGGTCAGCTCCCAGGTCAGGCAAATCGGCGCATTCAGTCCGCGCTCGAACTGCTCGATCAGCGCCGACGTCACCGGACCTCCTGCGGCACCAGCATGCCGGAGCCGGCCAGCACACCTAGCGCCCGCAGGTACGGGTGCTGGTCGGGGTCGGCTACCCCGGCGGCCCGACAGGCGGACCGGACATCGGGATGATCGGCCAGCGTCGAAACCACCGTCAGGATCGTGCGATTTTTCAGAAACGACAGCCGACGGGTGCCGAAGTGATACAGCAGGGCACCAAATGGCTCCGGTCGGACCGCCACCTGGGGGTGCAACCGCCAGCCACGTCCAGGGTCGAACGCGCCGGGCGACAACGCGGGCCGAGCCGCGTCCCGAGGTGCGGGCACGCCCCCGTGAGCGGGGGATGTCCCCACCGGGTCGCGGGGCAGAACCGGGCAATCGGACACGGGTCAGTAGACCCCACACATTCCGTCAATGGACACCTCGTCAACCAACGTCTCGGTGACGAGCTCGGTGTCGGTATCGGTCTCGTGGTCCATTTGCATTTGCCTCTCGCTCAGGACTCGACAACAACGAGTTGCCCCGGTCACAATCGTCGCCAGAATATGGCATCGAGTGCCGAAACGGAAGGGCGGGTCTGATGCGCCACGAGTCGCGGCTGGGCCGGCGCCGCTCGACGACACCACACCACATCACCGACGTTGCGCTCGACCTGTTCACCGCCCGGGGTTTCGCCGTCGTCAGCGTCGACGACGTCGCCCGAGCCGCCGGCATCTCCCGCCGGACCCTGTTCCGCTACTACGCCTCCAAGAACGCCATACCCTGGGGTGACTTCCACACCCACCTCGGCCACCTGCGTAACCTGCTCGACGATGTCGACCCGAGGGTTCGGTTGGGGGAGGCGCTGCGCGCGGCGCTGCTGGCCTTCAACACCTTCGACGAGTCCGAGACCGTCCGACACCGTCAGCGCATGCGAGTCATCCTGCAAACCCCCGAACTTCAGGCCTACTCGATGACCATGTACGCCGGCTGGCGGGAGGTGATCGCGGAGTTCGTAGCCCGCCGACTGCGGATCAAAACGACCGACCTGCTGCCCCAGACCGTCGCCTGGACGATGCTCGGGGTCGCGCTCTCGGCCTACGAACACTGGCTGGCCGACGAATCCGTTCCGCTGCCCGACGCGCTCGGGAAAGCGTTCGACGTGGTCGGCGCCGGACTGGACGCGGTGGGCCGATGACAAGGCAGGTTCTGCACTGGGCCGACGACCAGGGCATGGGCTGCTATCCAGGCGAATTCTAGTTCGGGGCAAGCACTTCGGAGATGGGCGTGCCGGCCGCGATCTTGCTGCGCACCTTCATCACCTTGCCGGGCATCCCGCCGCCGACCACACCGACCAGCACACCGTCGCGCTCGTAATAGGCCAGGAATTTGCGGCCGTCATCCTCGACGAGATGGACGGCATCGGTGGCGTGCGGCTCCCCTAGGCACTGGATCTTGACGTCGTATTGGTCACTCCAGAAGTACGGGACCACCACGTTGGACGGCACTTCGTTCCCCAGCATCGCCGGCACGACCACCCGGGCCTGATCGGCGACGTTGCTCCAATGTTCCACGCGCGCTTGGTGTCCCGTGGCGTCACGCCAGGAGGCGACGTCGCCCAGCGCCCACACATGCGGCGCGCTGGTGCGCCCAGCCTCGTCGCAGATCACGCCGTTGTCGACCTCCACGCCGCTGCCTTGCAACCAATCGGTCGCCGGGTGAGACCCGATGCCCACCACCACCAAATCGGCGGTCAGTTCCGAACCGTCAGACAGCACGACCGTGTCCACATGCCCATCACCGCGCACCTCGGCCACCCCCAGGCCGAGGCGCACGTCGACGCCTTCATCGCGATGCAACCGTGCCACCAGCTCGCCGACCTGTTCGCCGAGCACCGATGCCAGCGGTGTCGGCTGCGGCTCGACCAACACAACGTTCACGCCGAGGCCGCGCAGGCTGGCCGCCACCTCGCAGCCGATGAAGCCGGCGCCGATGACCACGGCGTGATTCGCGGCCGACGCGTGCGTTCGCAGTGCCATGCTCTCGTCGAACGACCGCAGCACGCGAACGCCCTCGAGATCGGGAAAGGCCGGAATGCGACGTGGCACCAAGCCGGTCGCGATCACCAGCTCGTCGTAACCGAGCATCGTTCCATCCGCCAGGGTCACCGTCTGCGCCGCGGTGTCCAGGCAAGTGGCCGCCGCGCCGAGTCGCAGCGTGATGTCTTTCTCGTCGTACCACTCACGGGGTTTGAGGGCGACGTCGTCGACCTCGCTGCGCAGCACCTCCTTGGAGAGCGGTGGCCGATCGTAGGGTAGATGCACCTCGTCGCTGACGATCGTGACGCGACCGGAATAGCCGCTACGACGCAGTTGCTCGGCGATCCGGGCGGCCGCTAGTCCACCGCCGACGATCACGATCCCTTTTTCGGTCACGTGGAGTTCATAGCACGATCGACAATCAGTACTTCAAGGCGCCCTTGTCGACCGGGATCTGGGTGCCTGACAGCGTCCCCGATCCGTCACCAGCGAGCCAGACAACGACGTCGGAGACCTCGTCTGATGTCATAAAGCCCTTATACTGCAACGGCATTGGCGGAAAGCTATGCACAAAACGGGGGTGCTTGGCAAATGTCTGCATCATCGCTTCGGGCTCGATCATGGGCGTGTCGACCGAGTACGGGTGGATGGAATTGACACGGATGCCGTATTCGCCAAGTTCGATCGCCAGCGTGTTGGTGAGCGCGACGAGTCCGTGCTTGCTCGCCGAGTAATGGCCGTTGCCCGGTGTGGCCTTCAGACCTGCCGACGAGCTGACTACCACGATGGAGCCCCCGTTGCCGGCCTCGATCATGGCGGGCACGGTGGCACGCAGGGTGCGCCAAGTGCCGGTCAGGTTGACCCCGACGACGGTGTCCCATTGCTCGTCGGTGAGTTCCCAGAGTCGTCCCCAGCCCAGCACGCCGGCATTGGCCACCACGATGTCGAGCCGACCGAACTGCTCGACACCGTCGGCCACCAGCTGTCGCAACGCCGCATCGTCGCGAATGTCGACCTCGCGGGCCAGCGCCTTGCGCCCCTCGGCTTCCACACCGCGGACGGTTTCGGCGAGATCCTCTCGCGTGGCGGGTGGGTAGGTCACGCTGTCGGACACCGGCGCGCAGATATCCAGCGCGAGGATGTCGGCCCCTTCCCGGGCCAGCCGCACCGCGTGCGACCGTCCCTGCGCCCGGGCGGCGCCGGTGATAAATGCCACCCGTCCTCGCAGTGATCCCGTTTGTGCAGCGACTCGACCCATTTGGGCACCCCTTCCGCCGTGTGACAGGCTAGCAGCGGAACTGGAACGTGTTCTAATACGCCCGTGCGGCGGCCCGCCGAGCAGCCGCAAAAGCACGCGACACCCCGATCGCATTGGGGCTTTTGTGACTGCTCGGTGTCAGATTTCGGAGATGATCTGGGCGCGGCTGTTGTACTCCTGATCGGTCAACGCACCGCTGGCGCGCAACGTCTCCAACTCCTGCAGCCGCTGGGCAATGGGCTTGTCCTGTCCCGTGGCGCCCGGCGCAGCGGGCGGGGCCACCCCGCCGGGCGCTCCTTGCGCCCGCTCGGCCGCCCGTCGCACCACCGCGTGTATCTGCTGACGCAGTGCCGGATTCGACCGGATGTCAATCATCCGATTGAGCGGAACATTGTTCGCCTTGAGGATCTGCAGGATCTCCATCAGCGGGCCCGCTTGCCCACTGAGGTCGTAGGTCCTGTTGTCCTCGTCCACGGTGAACTGCGCGGGCACCAGGCCATTGACCAAAGCACTTCGCTCCCCCGGTCTTCGCTGTCGAACGGCACAAACCCCGATCCGGAGATGTGCAGATGCACCTTCACCACCGGCTGGTCGTTGATCCGAGTCCCCGTCTCGGTGAGCCCGCTGATCTGCGCGAGCGCCAGCACCCCACTTTGCTCGAGCTCGGCCGTCTTGGCGGCCGATTGCGCGCTGTAGTTGGTCAATGCGAGCGCGATCAGCACGTCGGCCACGGTGATGATCAGACCGGCGTAGAACATCCATGACAGCAGGCTGCCCAGCCCCAGGGCGAAGTAGACAACCAAGAAGATCGGCCCGACCAGTCCGCCGCACAGCAGCACAAGCAACTGCATCTTGATATAGCGCGCCAACACGGGCCTGCTCCTCACTTTTCAGGTTTGCGGCTGGATTGCTCGTGTCAGACTAGCGCGGGCAATGGCGCGAGCAGACACAAAAGCCCCCGAAAACCCGTGGTTTCGGGGGCTTTTGTGGCTGCTCGCGCTGGAAGGCTACTTGATGATCTTGGTGACCCGGCCGGCGCCGACGGTGCGGCCACCCTCCCGGATCGCGAATCGCAGCCCCTCGTCCATGGCGACGGGCTGGATAAGCTTCACCGAGATGTTGGTGTTGTCGCCGGGCATCACCATCTCGGTGCCCTCCGGCAGCGTCACCACACCGGTCACGTCGGTGGTGCGGAAATAGAACTGCGGACGGTAGTTGTTGAAGAACGGCGTGTGCCGGCCGCCCTCGTCCTTGGACAGGATGTAGACCTGGCCCTCGAACTCGGTGTGCGGCGTCGTGGTGCCCGGCTTGGTGACGACCTGGCCGCGCTCGACGTCCTCACGCTTGACACCACGCAGCAGCAGACCCACGTTGTCGCCGGCCTGACCCTGGTCGAGCAGCTTGCGAAACATCTCCACACCGGTGACGGTGGTCTTGGTGGTGGACGGGCGAATGCCGACGATCTCGACTTCCTCGTTCACGTTGATCACGCCGCGCTCCACACGGCCGGTGACCACGGTGCCG
This is a stretch of genomic DNA from Mycobacterium lacus. It encodes these proteins:
- a CDS encoding mycofactocin-coupled SDR family oxidoreductase, whose amino-acid sequence is MGRVAAQTGSLRGRVAFITGAARAQGRSHAVRLAREGADILALDICAPVSDSVTYPPATREDLAETVRGVEAEGRKALAREVDIRDDAALRQLVADGVEQFGRLDIVVANAGVLGWGRLWELTDEQWDTVVGVNLTGTWRTLRATVPAMIEAGNGGSIVVVSSSAGLKATPGNGHYSASKHGLVALTNTLAIELGEYGIRVNSIHPYSVDTPMIEPEAMMQTFAKHPRFVHSFPPMPLQYKGFMTSDEVSDVVVWLAGDGSGTLSGTQIPVDKGALKY
- the mftR gene encoding mycofactocin system transcriptional regulator (MftR, the mycofactocin system transcriptional regulator, is an uncharacterized TetR family DNA-binding transcription factor. Its role is inferred by context. It occurs as part of the biosynthesis locus for mycofactocin, a partially characterized electron carrier derived from the terminal Val-Tyr dipeptide of the precursor peptide MftA, through a radical SAM enzyme-mediated process.); protein product: MRHESRLGRRRSTTPHHITDVALDLFTARGFAVVSVDDVARAAGISRRTLFRYYASKNAIPWGDFHTHLGHLRNLLDDVDPRVRLGEALRAALLAFNTFDESETVRHRQRMRVILQTPELQAYSMTMYAGWREVIAEFVARRLRIKTTDLLPQTVAWTMLGVALSAYEHWLADESVPLPDALGKAFDVVGAGLDAVGR
- the mftD gene encoding pre-mycofactocin synthase MftD (MftD, an enzyme found in the mycofactocin biosynthesis locus, performs an oxidative deamination of 3-amino-5-[(p-hydroxyphenyl)methyl]-4,4-dimethyl-2-pyrrolidinone (AHDP). The resulting compound, now called pre-mycofactocin (PMFT), is a biologically active redox cofactor that can oxidize the non-exchangeable NADH of TIGR03971 family SDR-type oxidoreductases.), which gives rise to MADAWFETVAIAEQRAKRRLPKSVYSSLIAASEQGITVADNVAAFAEIGFAPHVVGATAKRDMSTTVMGQDISLPVVISPTGVQAVHPDGEVAVARAAAARGTAMGLSSFASKPIEEVIAANPKTFFQIYWLGGRDAVAERVERARQAGAVGLIVTTDWTFSHGRDWGSPKIPEKMSLKTMLRMSPEAITRPRWLWKFARTLRPPNLRVPNLGRRGEPGPRFFAAYGQWLGTPPPTWEDVAWLRRLWGGPFMLKGVMRVDDAKRAVDIGVSAISVSNHGGNNLDGTPASIRALPAVVAAVGDQVEVLLDGGIRRGGDVVKAVALGARAVMIGRAYLWGLAAAGPSGVENVLDILRGGIDSALMGLGRSSVHDLRPDDILVPAGFARELGMPGKL
- the mftF gene encoding mycofactocin biosynthesis glycosyltransferase MftF (Members of this protein family, MftF, are glycosyltransferases, members of PF00535 (glycosyl transferase family 2). The encoding gene is found as part of the mycofactocin cassette, in Mycobacterium tuberculosis, many other Actinobacteria, and occasional members of other lineages. Mycofactocin itself, a putative redox carrier, is a heavily modified derivative of the C-terminal Val-Tyr dipeptide of the mycofactocin precursor MftA (TIGR03969).), yielding MTATRLPDGFAVQVDRRVRVLGNGSALLGGSPTRLLRLAPAAQTILCEGRLKVRDEVSAQLARTLLDATVAHPRPASGPSHRDVTVVIPVRDNVSGVRRLVAALRGLRVIVVDDGSVRPIEPDAFTGAHCDIEVLRHPRSKGPAAARNTGLAACTTDFVAFLDSDVAPRRGWLEALLGHFCDPTVALVAPRVIGLSQGENVVARYEAMRSSLDLGRREAPVLPHTTVSYVPSAAIICRCAALRQVGGFDETLHSGEDVDLCWRLIEAGARLRYEPVALVAHDHRTELRDWIARKAFYGGSAAPLAVRHPDKTAPLVISGETLMAWIVVSLGTGLSRLVAVVFALLTGRRIAKAMRGTETSLRDVLVVAACGLWSAALQLASAVCRHYWPVALVAAVVSRRCRGVVVIAAILDGVVDWLGRRGATAGDGEPIGLLTFLLLKRIDDLAYGVGLWYGVLRERNLGALKPQIRM
- a CDS encoding NAD(P)/FAD-dependent oxidoreductase, translating into MTEKGIVIVGGGLAAARIAEQLRRSGYSGRVTIVSDEVHLPYDRPPLSKEVLRSEVDDVALKPREWYDEKDITLRLGAAATCLDTAAQTVTLADGTMLGYDELVIATGLVPRRIPAFPDLEGVRVLRSFDESMALRTHASAANHAVVIGAGFIGCEVAASLRGLGVNVVLVEPQPTPLASVLGEQVGELVARLHRDEGVDVRLGLGVAEVRGDGHVDTVVLSDGSELTADLVVVGIGSHPATDWLQGSGVEVDNGVICDEAGRTSAPHVWALGDVASWRDATGHQARVEHWSNVADQARVVVPAMLGNEVPSNVVVPYFWSDQYDVKIQCLGEPHATDAVHLVEDDGRKFLAYYERDGVLVGVVGGGMPGKVMKVRSKIAAGTPISEVLAPN
- the mftC gene encoding mycofactocin radical SAM maturase (MftC is a radical SAM/SPASM enzyme that catalyzes the first two steps in biosynthesis of the electron carrier mycofactocin from the terminal Val-Tyr dipeptide of the precursor peptide MftA.) encodes the protein MTSALIEQFERGLNAPICLTWELTYACNLACVHCLSSSGRRDPRELSTRQCKDIIDELERMQVFYVNIGGGEPTIRPDFWELVDYATAHRVGVKFSTNGVRVTPEVAERLAASDYVDVQVSLDGATVEVNDAVRGAGSFAMAVRALENLATAGFANAKVSVVVTRHNVDQLDEFATLASRYGATLRITRLRPSGRGADVWDDLHPTADQQVRLYDWLVAKGERVLTGDSFFHLSPLGSSGALAGLNMCGAGRVVCLIDPVGDVYACPFAIHDRFLAGNVLSDGGFDSIWKNAPLFQQLRAPQSAGACASCGHYDSCRGGCMAAKFFTGLPTAGPDPECVQGHTAQALARKRDTPRVRVDHSRGRGTSTPVPLTLSMRPPARRCDESPV
- the mftA gene encoding mycofactocin precursor MftA (Mycofactocin is a small molecule electron carrier derived from the final two amino acids, Val-Tyr, of MftA, the mycofactocin precursor. It plays a role in redox homeostasis and the metabolism of alcohols and aldehydes in Actinobacteria, including Mycobacterium tuberculosis.) — encoded protein: MDHETDTDTELVTETLVDEVSIDGMCGVY
- the mftE gene encoding mycofactocin biosynthesis peptidyl-dipeptidase MftE, which encodes MNSSYHRRVPVLGELGTAIAEQLSTVTSPSIVIPLGSTEQHGPHLPLDTDTRIATAVASAVAARVDWLLAPAIAYGASGEHQDFAGTISIGTQALALLLVEYGRSAASWAQRLVFVNGHGGNVGALNRAVSLLRSEGRDAGWCPCTSAGGDAHAGHTETSVLLHISPTLVRTGRWCAGNGAPLAELLPLIRRGGVAAVSEIGVLGDPTTATAAEGKRILAEMVDDCVRRITRWAPRPDGMLT
- the mftB gene encoding mycofactocin biosynthesis chaperone MftB (MftB, a small protein, is a peptide chaperone that assists the radical SAM enzyme MftC in performing two modifications to the C-terminal Val-Tyr dipeptide of the mycofactocin precursor peptide, MftA. MftB's role is analogous to the role of PqqD in the biosynthesis of PQQ, a cofactor that derives entirely from a Tyr and a Glu in the precursor PqqA.), with product MPAPRDAARPALSPGAFDPGRGWRLHPQVAVRPEPFGALLYHFGTRRLSFLKNRTILTVVSTLADHPDVRSACRAAGVADPDQHPYLRALGVLAGSGMLVPQEVR